Part of the Niallia alba genome is shown below.
TCATAAACATCGATGATGGACATGACAAAGAAAAAGCGATCCTCACCTTCGATAAAGCCATATTTAATGTCAGCTTCCCATAGCTGATTAGATCTTGTAATAATGCGATTTCTTGCTAGTTTCCTAGGGTATGAGACTTTCTTTTGGCGCTGTGGGCGTAAGATGCCCAATTCTTTACAAATCCGGTATACTTTTTTCTTGTTAATTTTAAGTTTGTATTTTCGCCTTAAGACCTTAGTGAGTTTGCGATAACCATAGTTATAGCAATCACCGGCAATCTCTTCTAGTAGAAATTCTTTAATCTGTTCGTCTGATATCTTTTGACCGTCCTCTTGGATCGAATAACCTGGTGCTGGACGTCCCTCACTTACTTTTTTCTCCTCAACACGATAATTCTTTTGATAATAGTATGTGGATCGAGGAATACCTATGATTTTAAGCACCTTTGAAATCGAGTAGCCTTTTTGAATCCATTTGTTAGCTACTTCATGCTTTTCAGCAAGTGAGGGTTTTTCTTTTTTATAAGATCCCTCAGGATCGCTATTTCAAGGTCTTTTTCACCTAATAACATTTTAAGTTTTTCATTTTCTTTGGATAATTCTTTGGAGTCTATATCTGGCAGCACAGCCACATCTACTTCACCAAATTTACCATCTTTGTATTCACGAACCCAGCGACTAACCATATTGGGATTCAGATCATACCGGCGAGCTACAAGGGTATTCTTCCCTGTGTCTTGGGCTTCCTTGATGACTTGTAATTTAAATTCTTTAGAATGTTTTATTCGTTTCATGATGTCAGCCTCCTTGGTACATTAAGCAGTATAATAAATATTACTCTTATTGTCCAAGTTCATTTTGGGGCTTATGAGAAACGACTTTTTTATGTACGTATCATTTTTTTACTGAGAAAGGAAATCGTTATAAAAAACAAGTTTAAATATAAACTATTTATTCCACTCTTAACAGACAGTAAGACTTAACCAACTGTAAGCGCAAGCTGCGAAAAATCGAGGAAGCGAGGTTGGAACTTTCCCATATAGGTTCGATAAGGGTAATTAACCATTGGTGGGAATATGGAAGAGCCCCACTTAGGGAAGTCTTCTTTATAACTATCTTGAAGGTTATTTTTATTATTAGCAAAGGCATTATCGTCCCAACGTGAAAAAATTTTTTTATATTAAGGGTTGCATTAATGCAAACTTTAAAGTTTATAATCATGTTTGAACAATAGGGATTGTTCATAATAAGAAGGAAGGTGGGGAAAAAGCAACCAATACCTTGAGGAAGATATGACTAAACTTATTTGAATGATAGGTTCTCTGTCGTAAGAATGGGGAGATAACGATTTAAGCTACTAGTATTCATTTCAGCTCTCTGTTTCATGTTTATGGAAAGGAGTAATATAGTTGTTTGCTAGATAGGGATTTTATATTAAGGGAAAAAACATTATATAAAAGAAAATAAAAGACAAGTATTATTGGAATATTGAGTTGTAAGGAAAGGAGAAGGGAAAAGGGTGGAGGATACAAGAGCAATTTATATAAAGGAAGCTGCTGAAAGGGTAGGTCTAGCTGCACATACACTGCGTTTTTATGAACATGAAGGGCTTCTCCCTTTTATAAAAAGAGATAGTAATGGAAATCGGATGTTTTACGAAAAAGATTTATCATGGATAGATCTTATTGTATGTTTACGAAAAACGGACATCAGCCTTTCTGAATTGCGTGAGTTTGTCGAATTAACGAATGAAGAGGAATGTACAGAATTGAAAAGTAAACTGATACTCGGAAAATACAAACAGAAAATGATTGAGAAACAAAGAGACTTAGATAAAGCTGTTGTAAAAATTAAAGAGAGAATGCAGTCTTTCGATGAATTAGAAACGAAATAAGAGAAGATGATAGATCATATTCGTGTAGACATAGTTATAACAGTGATGCAAAGAGAAAGAAGAATTTATTAATTGGATAAACAACATATTTATTGAAAAAGATAGTATTTAATAGCTTGCAAAGATGTTAAAAGTGTAGGAATAAAATGAACGATTTTTTAAAATGTTTAGGGCGAAAAATTTTCTATTCCACTTGACTTGAAGTCAACTTTAAGGAGTAGTGTATGGTTGTAATACTCATTAAGGAGGAACTTATTATGAAAAATATTGAAGAAAAAGTTGTTATTATTATGGGTGCGTCAAGTGGAATTGGTGAAGCAACTACCAAGAAACTTGCGCACGAAGGTGCTAAACTAGTGATCGCAGCTCGTCGAGAAGAGCGCTTGAAATCCCTTGTTGAATCCTTACCAAATGCTGAAATTTCATACACAGTTGCCGACGTATCGAATAAAGAGGAGGTACAAAAAGTTATAGATTTGGCAGTTGAAAAATATGGTCGAGTTGATGTACTCTACAACAATGCTGGAGTCATGCCAACTGCACCACTTTCAGAAACTCGCTTTGATGAATGGCGTCAAATGTTAGATATTAATATCATGGGTGTATTAAATGGAATCGCTGCTGTTTTGCCTATTATGAAGCAACAACAGTCCGGTCACATTATTTCAACTGATTCTGTAGCTGGACATGTTGTTTATCCAGGTTCTGCTGTATACTGTGGAACTAAGTTTGCAGTTAGAGCGATTATGGAAGGATTGCGTCAGGAAGAAAGAGAAAATAATATTCGATCAACTATTATTTCACCAGGTGCTGTAAGTACTGAACTTTATACAACAATTAATACTCCTGAAGATCGAGAATGGACAAAGAATCTTATGGATTCAGGAGAAGGTTTTTCTTTGAAATCAAGCGATATCGCAGATGCAGTAGCTTATGCTATTAGCACACCTGAGACTGTTGCGGTAAGTGAAATTTTAATTCGTCCAACAAAACAAGTTGTCTAATCTTTTGTAATTGAAAAGAAAAAAGGCAAATAGAATGCTCATACCAATCAATTATTGTATGGTGGGGAATAAGAGTCGAGATTTTACAATTAATAATTTTATTTTACAGAAAGAGTAAATCATTAAGGAAAGAATCTAGCAATACTTTCCTTAATGATTTACTGAATGATTGAATATTTCATATGAATAAATAATGAGAAGAGGAAATATGAGAAGACAAAGAATATTTTATATATTTTTATTCACTAGTGTTGCATTAATTTAATTTCACTATTAAAAATACTCGAAATGTTCACTTTTATTATTTTATGCATAGAAAAAGTCCTTTATAATGGATAAGTCAGGTGGTAACCCGTCCAAATCCACTAAAAAAGGACCAATCTCATGGACAAGATTACACGAAAAACTTCATTTGGACAATGGTTTTCGCCAATTAATCTTCAATTATTTGAAGAACAGGTGAAAACATTGAAATTAGATTGCTATACGAAAAAGTTAACGACAGAATCATTCCTAAAACTATTACTTTTTGCACAATTAGAAGAAGTTGAAAGTCTTCATGCGTTAAGTGATTGCCTTTTTGATGATCATCTTCAAAAGGAAATCGACCTTGATTCTATAAGCATTTCTCAGCTCTCGCGCCGTTTAAATGGTCTAAATCCAGATTTGTTTCAAAGACTTTTCCTTGATTTAGTCGGACAAATTCACGCCAAAACACACTACACAAAACTTGTCATGCCGTTAAAAATTATTGATTCAAGTACTTTGCCACTAAATTTGACCAATCATAAATGGGCGAAGTTCCGCAAAACTAAGGCAGGCGTAAAGTTACACTTACGCCTTGTATTTATGGAAAAGGGAGAATCCTATCCCGAAAAAGCCGTGATGACAACGGCAAGCGAACACGATCGTGGTCAACTTGAGATTATGGTTGACGATAAAGAATGCATGTATGTGTTTGACCGAGGTTATCTAGACTACGAGCGTTTTGATCGCATGACCGATGAAGGCTACTTTTTTCTTTCTAGGCTACGAAAAAACGCAGTCGTACGGGAGGTTTATGATTTTAAACTACCCAAGGATTCATCTGTTTTGTCGGATCAAATGGTGTTGATTGGTACAACTCAAAACCGAGCTGAAAACTATTTTCGACTTCTAAAAATAATAGATTCAAAAGGTAATGAACTTCATTTAATCACAAATCGTTTTGACTTAAGCGCCGAAGAAATATCGGAAATGTATAAATCACGATGGGCAATTGAGCTGTTTTTTAAATGGATTAAACAACATCTCAATATCAAGAAATTCTACGGTCAAAGTGAATGGGCGATTCAAAATCAAGTGTTTATCGCACTTATTGTTTTTTGTCTTCATGTTCTGGTACAACTCGAAACAAAAAGTAAGCGGAAAACCTTGCAAATTAGCCGTTATTTAAGGGCAGCATTGTGGAAACCAGCACATGTCTGGCTTCGCAAAATTGAAGGAAAAGCCATCCCTTAATCAACAAATTGTTGTCGTTGCACAGGTCTAATTGTAAATAAATTTCCAAATGGACAGGAGCCGCCTTTAGAAAGGTAATTACTTTTTTGGCTCTAAGTAGAGTAAACAATTAAACTGAAAATTATGACACTATTTACGCAACACTAGTGAGATATATTATATAAAAGAAAGATTAGAAAGCGCTATCGTAATCCTATCAATAAATTGCCTATTCTTAGCACAATATCTTTATTTTAAGAATATGTGGCTGTATCCATTGATTTTTCGCCAGATTTGATAATGGGAAGTTTTTAAGTATATGCATAATTAGAGATCGGGTAAGTAAGAAAATTGTTTTAAGTCCTTCGTTAGATATAAGGTTGATTGAAAGGTGATTGTGATATTGCAAATTACTTATTTATTATATAAGAGAAATAAAGAGTTTTAGGCAAAAATTCAAGAGAATTTTGATAACGCTTATCAAAAATATTATTGGATAATGAAAGAAACTAAGTTCCTTTATATTAGTTTACATTTTATTTAATGTTTTTTTCTTAGAAATTAAAGAGGGGGAAACGAAATGAAAAAGACGTTATTTTTGATGAGACATGGACAGACATTGTTTAATAAAAGAAGAAAAGTTCAAGGTTGGTGCGATTCTCCGCTTACAGAGTTAGGAATCAAACAAGCAGAGACTACTGCTAAGTATTTTAAAGAAAATAATATTGTTTTTGACTATGCTTATTGTTCCACCTCTGAAAGAGCAAGTGATACGTTAGAAATTGTAACGGATATTTCATATAAAAGACTAAAAGGATTAAAGGAATGGAACTTCGGAACTTTTGAAGGAGAAAGTGAAGATCTAAACCCACCACTGCCTTATAATGATTTTTTTGTTAAGTATGGCGGGGAAGACCAAAAAGAAGTACAACTGAGAATGGCTACTACTTGTCAAAAAATGATGGAAGAAGATAATGAAGTTGTTCTAGCTGTATCTCATGGAGCATCTTGTAGAAATTTTATGAGATACTGGGAACATACTAGTTCTATAACGCAACAAGCAAAAATAGGAAACTGTTGTATTTTAAAATTTGAGTATGAGAAAAAAGAATTTAAGCTAGTTGAGATTGTTAATCATAATTTTAGTGGATTAAGAGATGGACTTTCAGTAATTTCTTGATCTTGACGATTATGATATATAGTTCCTGAGAAGTAAAGTATTAATCTGAAAATGGATTAAAAGGCTCTACCTCTCTTTTTAAGTGAAACCTCCATTGTTAGAGAAATACTAACAATGGAGGTTTTTTTGATGGTTTCGAAAACCCCTGGCTATGCCGGGGGTTCCGGAGAGCTTATAGCGAGGTAACAAAAAAACCTCCTTTCATGGTAGGATAAAGTTGGTTTCCCGACCACTTTATCTCACGCAAGAAGGAGGTATGCCCTTATGAAGGACATGAACAGTTTAGCACATACAACATGGAATTGTAAGTATCACATAGTCTTTGCCCCAAAATACAGAAGGCAAATTATTTATGGCAAATACAAAAAGAGTATAGGACAAATCATAAGAGAGCTATGTGAAAGAAAAGGTGTCATTATACATGAAGCAAATGCCTGTCCGGATCATATCCATATGTTGGTTAGTATTCCACCAAAATTAAGTGTATCGCAGTTCATGGGTTACCTAAAAGGAAAAAGTAGCCTGATGATATTTGATCGACATGCGAATTTGAAATATCGCTATGGGAATCGTAAATTTTGGTGTCGTGGTTTCTACGTTGATACCGTGGGGAGAAATAAGAAACAAATACAAGAATATATAAGAAATCAGCTGAAAGAAGATTATATGGCTGATCAGCTAACGTTGTTCGAAGAATTCGATCCGTTCACGGGTGAGAAAAATCGGAAGTAAATAAAGAAATTCTTTAGAATTGGTGAGTGAATGTGGTGCAGAAGGGAAACCTTTTCAGTGGGCCTTTAAGGCCGAGGCCGGTAAGAGAGGCTTTTAGCCGCAGAGCAAACCACCAGTTCACACTGGTGGTTTTGATTTATCATCTGTGTGAATATATGTCATTTTAATATTAAACCCGATAAAAATTATTATTAGTTTCAATTTATTTCATTATGCTTCTTTTTGTTAACGATTTGTTGCTGTCTTTAGCCGTTTTATATCTTCTATTGGAGGAAAACCAAACATTCGAGAATATTCGCGGCTAAACTGGGATGGACTTTCATATCCAACTTGAAATGCTACATTTGATGCATCCGTTGACCCAGATAATAACAAGCGACGAGCTTCTTGTAATCTCAACTTCTTTTGAAACTGTATTGGGCTCATGGCAGTAACGTCCTTAAAATGTCTATGAAGGGAAGATACACTCATATTTGCAATTTCTGCAAGATCTTCTACTCGAAAAGGGCTATCGTAGTTCTTTATAATTTGATCAATAACTTTTCGGATATGACTTGTGCTGCTTCCATCAATTGCAGCTTGCTCAAGCGTCATCCCAAACGGCCCTTTTAGTAAACGATAAAGAATCTCTTTTTTTATCAGTGGGGCAAGTACTGGGATATCGTTTGGAGTTTCTAATAGTTGTACAAGTCTAAGTACTGCATCTAGTAAGGCGGACTCCATTTTATTGACAGACATAGCCCTTTTAGCATTGTTCCTAGCAACAGGTTGGATACCAGCATTAGTTAAAACCTCCAATATTTGATTTGGTGTAAATTCGAGTTTGAGCGCCAAATATGGGACAGTATCAGATGCTATTAAGACTTGACCAGTGATGGGGACATTTATAGATGTTATTAGATAGTCGGATGGACCATATAAATAACGCTCTCGTGAAAGAAATACCTCCTTTAAACCCTGAACCACTATACATAAGGAAGGGGTGTGTACTCCATGGGATGGTCCAATTTCTCTAGTTTGTCGAGAAAAAAATAAAGAAGGAATGGGTGTTAGATGTGTTCCACTCGTAGATGAATATCCTTTAATAATACCGATGAGCTCTTCATGCTCACTATAACCATTGTTAGACATGTAAATCATCCTTTTTATTTTGGAATAGTTAATAGTTTGATTATACAGCATGAACTATTCGTCGGTAAGTGATCGTAAGAGGAATAGGCAAACATTTGAAAGGAATAGGATAACAGACATCTGTAAAACAGGGCATAATATAAATAGGCATACTAATAATAATAAATTTAGGGGGAGAAAATGATGAGCCGATTACAGAGACAATTCATGCTTTTTGCTATAACTATATTTGCTCGTCCAGCTTCTTCGGTAGTCGGTATTGCTTCAGACTTCAAATCCCAAAATTCCCTTGAATTTCGAGGGAAGAAAGTTAATGTGAAAAATTCTTTTTTTCCATAATGGATGTAATGGTCATAGAAAACAGGCCTGTAGATATTTTTAGTAAAAGGTACCCGAAGATTGGAGCTTCTCGAAGAAAATCTATGTCAGTCGATGTTAGCTTGAATCAAAGGGGATTGAATGATATCCAAAATGCATTATCAAAAATCGAGTAGGAAAATAGTGAATTTTATTTTCTTTAACTTTTTTTCTTTATATTTAGCTAATTTAAACTTGATATCTGTAAATGTAGATTACTATAAAAGCCAATTTTTCCATATTGGCTTTTAAGTGTTTTTCAGAATTAATTGTCTTATAATGAGTGATTTTTTTAAAATCTTATATTATATAGAACAGTTGATTTCTCTTATCATAACCAGTCAGGGGATGTAATGGCTCTCAAAGATTACTTTGGCTGTGTAATTAAGTTGCGATCAAGTGGTAACCGATTGACACATAATCCTTAATCGAAGAGATTTAGACTGTTACTTTGTAACTTACAATGCAGAACTGCTAGATATTTTAGTTCCTGCACTAGAAAAATCCCTTGATGACTAGCAAGGTAACAAGTCAATCATCGGTATTCATTTATTAATTAAGGAATGATTATATTCTTGAAATCTTTAAATAACAGGAGGAATATCTTATGCAAAAAGTAATTTTAAATAACGGTGTAGAGATGCCAATACTTGGTTTTGGTGTTTTTCAAATGAATGATTTAAAAGAATGTGAACAAGCTGTTTATGATGCTTTAAGAGTAGGCTATCGTCTTATTGATACAGCAGCCTCATATCAAAACGAAGAAGCAGTAGGAAAAGCGATTAAGCGAAGTGGCATACAAAGAGAGGAATTATTTATTACGACAAAACTCTGGGTGCAAGATACAGGTTATGAAAACACAAAGAAAGCATTTGAAAAATCGCTAAACAATCTGCAATTAAACTATTTAGATTTGTATTTAATTCATCAACCAATGGGTGACGTATATGGTTCGTGGCGAGCTATGGAGGAATTGTATCACAAGGGGAAAATTCGTGCAATTGGAGTAAGTAACTTCCATATGGATCGTCTGGCAGACTTAATGGTTCACAATAAATTGATTCCGGCAGTAAACCAGATTGAAACACATCCATTCAACCAGCAAATCGAAAGTGCTAACTATATGAAAGAGAACAATGTTCAAATACAATCTTGGGGTCCTTTTGCGGAAGGGAAAAATAACATCTTCAAGAATGAGGTTCTAACTTCTATTGCGGAACAACATAACAAATCAGTTGCTCAAGTGATTCTACGTTGGTTAACTCAAAGAGGAATTGTAGCCATACCAAAGTCTGTTCGTAAAGAAAGGATGATTGAAAACTTTAGTATATTTGATTTCGAGTTGACGCAAGGAGACATGAATAAAATTTCTGCTTTAGATACAAAAGAAAGTTTATTCTTCTCTCATAGAGATCCCGAAATGGTGAAAATGCTTGGTACTTTTAAAATTCATGACTAATTTTAAAAGCAAGGTTCTTGTTTAATATGACTAATATTCAAGAACAAGTTGTTATTATTACAAATTCATCCGGTGAGCAAGAGGGTTGTTTATAAAGAAATTGATTTTCAAGAAAGTAAATTAATGAAATGGAATCTACGGTGGTTGTATTAAATAAATTGAAAATGACAGATGATACAGTCGTTCTTTTAGCAAGTGATTTTTTAAGCTTATTAGTATAAAGCATATCAAAAGAAGAAAGTTGAAAAATATTTGAACTAAAAAAACTAAACACCTAAATGATACTTAGAAAATTTTGCTATTAAGGTCAATCGTGTTACAGCCAACAAACAGGCAATTGAGGTATCAGAAAATATTGCTTGGATAGAAAGAGGTAATGATAATATGTCAACTTCAAAAGTTATCGTAATAACTGGTGCTTCAAGTGGTATTGGAGAAGCAACTGCAAAAATTCTAGCTAATGATGGCGCAAAACTAGTATTAGGTGCTCGTCGTGAGAGTCGTTTGCAAGATCTAGTAAAAGAAATACAAGCATTAGGTGGTGAAGCAGTGTACGCTGTTACGGATGTAACTAAAGTAGGTGAAGTGGAAGCACTAGCAAAACTTGCTGTTGATACATTTGGCCGCATTGATGTTTGGATGAATAATGCAGGTATCATGCCACAGTCATTATTAAAGCAAAAGAAAATTGATGATTGGGACAGTATGATTGATATCAATATTAAAGGAACTTTATATGGTATTGGTGCTGCTCTTCCATATATGGAAGAACAGAAAGCAGGACATATTATAAATATTTCTTCCATAGCAGGCCATATAGCACATGCAGGTAGTTCTGTATATTCAGCTACTAAATGGGCGGTGCGTGCAATTAGTGAATCATTACGTGAAGAGATGGCTACGGATCAAACAAATGTACGTGTTACCATTGTTTCTCCAGGAGCAATTAATACTGAATTACTAGAGTCTGTAACAGATACCGGGTTCAAAAATAACTTTGAAGATTTTTATGATAATTTTGGGATTTCTTCAGAGCGTGTAGCATTTACAATCAAACAAGCAATTGATTTACCAGATGATGCAGCATGGAATGAAGTTATTATTCGACCAACAAAACAAGTAATGTAAAAAAATTGGTGAGTATTTATGATGAAAAGAGAGCTGCTATTACTTCCTTTTTGCTTAATTAGGTATAACTAGTGAAGAACAATTTTTCACTACTCGAGAATAAGGGGATTGGAAGTGCAAAAATTAATCGTTGGAGCAGAACTGATAGATCAAATAAACTAACTATTTCTATAAAAAGAAATTACATTTGAAAAGAACAGATATTATATGACAAATGTTTACATCTCTAGATGGAAAAATCATTTGCTTATTTATAACATTTCAAAAACATTATGAACACTTTCGATAGTTTTGTTTATAAATAAACAAATTCTTCTTATTTAACAATTGAAAGAAGCAAGTCTATTTTTTATATTATTAATCACTAGTGTTGCATTAATTTAAATTCACTATTAAAAATACTCAAAATGTTCAATATTATTATTTTGCGCAAAGAAAAAGTCCTTTATAATGGATTAGTCAGGTGGTAACCCGTCCAAATCCACTAAAAAAGGACCATCACATGGACAAGATTACACGAAAAACTTCATTTGGACAATGGTTTTCACCTATAAATCTTCAATTATTTGAAGAAAACGTGAAAACGATGAAATTAGATTACTATACGAAAAAATTAACGACAGAGTCATTTCTAAAATTACTACTTTTTGCGCAGCTACAAGAAATTGAAAGTCTGCATGCGCTGGGTGATTGTCTTTTCGATGACCAGCTTCAAAAAGGGATAGACCTTGATTCTATTAGTATTTCTCAGTTGTCACGGCGGTTAAACGGCATAAACCCTGATCTATTTCAAAGGCTTTTCCTTGATTTAGTGTCACAAATTCATGCCAAAACGCATTACACGAAACTCGTGATGCCGTTAAAAATCATTGATTCAAGCACATTGCCACTTAATTTGACCAATCATAAATGGGCTAAATTCCGCAAAACAAAAGCAGGTGTAAAGTTACATTTGCGCCTTGTGTTTATGGAAAAGGGTATATCCTATCCTGAAAAGGCCGTTATGACAACGGCAAAAGAACATGACCGTGGTCAGCTTGAAATCATGGTGGATGACAAGGAATGCATGTATGTGTTTGACCGTGGTTATCTAGACTACGAGCGCTTTGATCGCATGACTGATGATGGCTACTTCTTTCTTTCACGGCTACGCAAAAATGCAGTCATACGGAACGTTTACGATTTTAAGCTACCCAAGGATACAGCTGTTTTATCAGACCAAATGGTGTTGATAGGTACGACTCAAAACCGTGCTGAAAATTACTTTCGGCTTCTAAAAGTGATGGACTCAAAAGGAAATGAACTTCATTTAATTACAAATCGTTTTGATTTAAGCGCCGAAGAAATTTCAGAAATGTATAAATCACGGTGGGCAATTGAGCTGTTTTTTAAATGGATCAAACAACATCTCAGCATCAAAAAGTTCTACGGTCAAAGCGAATGGGCGATTCAAAATCAAGTATTTATCGCACTAATTGTTTTTTGCCTACATGTTCTCGTGCAAATCGAGACCAGAAGCAAGCGAAAAACCTTACAGATTAGCCGTTATCTAAGGGCTGCATTGTGGAAACCAGCGAATGTTTGGCTTCGAAAGATTGAAGGAAAAGCCATCCCTTAAATATGCAAATTGTCGTCGTTGCAAAAGTCTAATTGTAAATAAATTTCCAAATGGATGGGGCCACCTTTGATTGGGTATTTACTTTTTTGCCTCTAAACAGGGAAGGTGAGTAAACTGAAAATTATGACACTATTTATGCAACACTAGTGATTATTAATTAAAGGTTATAAAGATTTGGAAAGGGAGGATTTGTATATGGAATATACCAAACTTGGTAACACGGGATTAGATGTATCTAGACTATGTCTTGGTTGTATGGGCTTTGGAGTAAAGGAACGATGGATGCATCCTTGGGTAATTGATGAAGAGAAAAGTCGTACAGTTATTAGAAAGGCACTTGATTTAGGAATTAATTTTTTTGATACTGCGAACGTTTACTCAGACGGAACAAGTGAAGAATTTCTAGGGCGTGCACTTAAAGATTTTTCAAATCGAGATGAAATTGTCATTGCAACAAAGGTTTATTTTCCATTGGGAAAAGATTTAAACAGCAAAGGTCCTAACAGCAAAGGATTATCCCGAAAACATATTATGAGTGAGATTGATATGAGTCTTAAACGTCTAGGAACTGATTATGTGGATCTATACCAAATTCATCGCTGGGATTACAATACACCAATTGAAGAGACGATGGAAGCACTCCATGATTTAGTGAAATCTGGTAAGGTAAGATATATAGGAGCATCGGCTATGTATGCATGGCAATTCTTAAAAGCGTTAAATGTGGCTGAGAAAAACGGATGGACTAAATTTGTATCTATGCAAAATCACCTTAATCTTATTTACCGTGAGGAAGAAAGGGAGATGTTACCCTTATGTAAAGAAGAGGGAATTGGCGTAATTCCTTACAGCCCTCTAGCATCAGGCAGATTAACCCGTGATTGGTCAGAAGACACTCTCCGATCTGAAACTGATAAAACCCAGAAGTCTAAGTACGGTTCTACTGAACAAAACGACCGTTTGGTTGTGGAACGAGTAGCAGAATTAGCTGAAAATCATGGTGTACTAAAATCTCAAATTGCACTTGCGTGGCTACTTCAGAAAGAAACTGTAACAGCTCCTATTATTGGTGCTACGAAAAACTCCCATCTTGAAGATTCTGTCGGGGCTTTAACGGTTAAGTTAACCACTGAAGAAGTTGGATATTTGGAAGAGCCTTATGTTCCACATCCTGTGGTTGGTGCTTTAAATTCTAAGTGACTATTATACAAAACATTGTATTTAAATTTTATCTTGTTCCTCAAGATTGGGACAGAAAGAAACCAATCAGTGAGCCATCGTTCTGTTATGGAACATACTTTTAATTAAGAATACACCAGAGGCAAATTTTACTGCCATTGGTGTATTTTATTAATAACAAAAAAACAATCGTA
Proteins encoded:
- a CDS encoding IS3 family transposase, with translation MQKGYSISKVLKIIGIPRSTYYYQKNYRVEEKKVSEGRPAPGYSIQEDGQKISDEQIKEFLLEEIAGDCYNYGYRKLTKVLRRKYKLKINKKKVYRICKELGILRPQRQKKVSYPRKLARNRIITRSNQLWEADIKYGFIEGEDRFFFVMSIIDVYDRGIITYHMGLSCTGDDVKQTLKRALLKRQQYDELEKPVIRTDNGPQFISHTFEKFCEDSKIEHERIPPRTPNMNAHIESFHRIFEDDCLSRWQFETYTEAYQEVMNFMEFYNERRMHSSILDLSPKEFYQKQDSLVIKEVRV
- a CDS encoding transposase, with translation MKRIKHSKEFKLQVIKEAQDTGKNTLVARRYDLNPNMVSRWVREYKDGKFGEVDVAVLPDIDSKELSKENEKLKMLLGEKDLEIAILRDLIKKKNPHLLKSMK
- a CDS encoding MerR family transcriptional regulator produces the protein MEDTRAIYIKEAAERVGLAAHTLRFYEHEGLLPFIKRDSNGNRMFYEKDLSWIDLIVCLRKTDISLSELREFVELTNEEECTELKSKLILGKYKQKMIEKQRDLDKAVVKIKERMQSFDELETK
- a CDS encoding SDR family oxidoreductase, which gives rise to MKNIEEKVVIIMGASSGIGEATTKKLAHEGAKLVIAARREERLKSLVESLPNAEISYTVADVSNKEEVQKVIDLAVEKYGRVDVLYNNAGVMPTAPLSETRFDEWRQMLDINIMGVLNGIAAVLPIMKQQQSGHIISTDSVAGHVVYPGSAVYCGTKFAVRAIMEGLRQEERENNIRSTIISPGAVSTELYTTINTPEDREWTKNLMDSGEGFSLKSSDIADAVAYAISTPETVAVSEILIRPTKQVV
- a CDS encoding IS4 family transposase, with protein sequence MDKITRKTSFGQWFSPINLQLFEEQVKTLKLDCYTKKLTTESFLKLLLFAQLEEVESLHALSDCLFDDHLQKEIDLDSISISQLSRRLNGLNPDLFQRLFLDLVGQIHAKTHYTKLVMPLKIIDSSTLPLNLTNHKWAKFRKTKAGVKLHLRLVFMEKGESYPEKAVMTTASEHDRGQLEIMVDDKECMYVFDRGYLDYERFDRMTDEGYFFLSRLRKNAVVREVYDFKLPKDSSVLSDQMVLIGTTQNRAENYFRLLKIIDSKGNELHLITNRFDLSAEEISEMYKSRWAIELFFKWIKQHLNIKKFYGQSEWAIQNQVFIALIVFCLHVLVQLETKSKRKTLQISRYLRAALWKPAHVWLRKIEGKAIP
- a CDS encoding histidine phosphatase family protein — encoded protein: MKKTLFLMRHGQTLFNKRRKVQGWCDSPLTELGIKQAETTAKYFKENNIVFDYAYCSTSERASDTLEIVTDISYKRLKGLKEWNFGTFEGESEDLNPPLPYNDFFVKYGGEDQKEVQLRMATTCQKMMEEDNEVVLAVSHGASCRNFMRYWEHTSSITQQAKIGNCCILKFEYEKKEFKLVEIVNHNFSGLRDGLSVIS
- the tnpA gene encoding IS200/IS605 family transposase, whose translation is MKDMNSLAHTTWNCKYHIVFAPKYRRQIIYGKYKKSIGQIIRELCERKGVIIHEANACPDHIHMLVSIPPKLSVSQFMGYLKGKSSLMIFDRHANLKYRYGNRKFWCRGFYVDTVGRNKKQIQEYIRNQLKEDYMADQLTLFEEFDPFTGEKNRK
- a CDS encoding AraC family transcriptional regulator; translated protein: MSNNGYSEHEELIGIIKGYSSTSGTHLTPIPSLFFSRQTREIGPSHGVHTPSLCIVVQGLKEVFLSRERYLYGPSDYLITSINVPITGQVLIASDTVPYLALKLEFTPNQILEVLTNAGIQPVARNNAKRAMSVNKMESALLDAVLRLVQLLETPNDIPVLAPLIKKEILYRLLKGPFGMTLEQAAIDGSSTSHIRKVIDQIIKNYDSPFRVEDLAEIANMSVSSLHRHFKDVTAMSPIQFQKKLRLQEARRLLLSGSTDASNVAFQVGYESPSQFSREYSRMFGFPPIEDIKRLKTATNR
- a CDS encoding aldo/keto reductase, with the translated sequence MQKVILNNGVEMPILGFGVFQMNDLKECEQAVYDALRVGYRLIDTAASYQNEEAVGKAIKRSGIQREELFITTKLWVQDTGYENTKKAFEKSLNNLQLNYLDLYLIHQPMGDVYGSWRAMEELYHKGKIRAIGVSNFHMDRLADLMVHNKLIPAVNQIETHPFNQQIESANYMKENNVQIQSWGPFAEGKNNIFKNEVLTSIAEQHNKSVAQVILRWLTQRGIVAIPKSVRKERMIENFSIFDFELTQGDMNKISALDTKESLFFSHRDPEMVKMLGTFKIHD